The window CAAAAGTAACTTTTACTGGCATTTATTATGCAGCACACTGGCCGCATGATCTGTCCGCCGTGCCGCGACGGCCGACACGCCGAATGCCGCGGCGAATCCTGGTGCGACTGCCAGCACCGAATGCCCAGCCCGCCGAAGCGTCCGGACGGGCCGTCTACCGAGTAGCGCCCTCTCGGGCCAGAGCGGTGATCCGGGAGAGGGCTCGGAGGTACTTCTTGCGGTAGCCGCCGGCGAGCATGTCGGGCGGGAAGATCTGGTCGACCGGGACGCCCGACGCCAGTACCGGCAGGCTGCGGTCGTAGAGGCGGTCGACGAACACGACGACCCTCAGCGCGGTGTTCTGGTCGGCGACCGGCGCCAACCCGGTGAGCCCCACCAGCGTCACGTCGTCCAGCAGCGCGCCGTAGCGCGAGGGATGCAGGCGGGCCAGGTGCTCGAGCAGTGCCGGCCAGTCGTCCAGCGTGGCGGCGGGGTCGGCCGCGGTCCGCTCGCGCACGGTCTCCGGCGCCAGCGGCGCGGGCGCGTCGACCGCGTCGCGGTGGCGGTAGTCCGGCCCGTCGACGCGGATCGCGTCGAACTGCGACGACAGGGCCTGGATCTCGCGCAGGAAGTCGTCGGCGGCGAACCGCCCCTCGCCGAGTTTGTCGGGCAACGTGTTCGACGTCGCGGCCAGCGCCACTCCCCGCTCGACCAGCCGGCTCAGCAGCGACGAGACGAGCACGGTGTCGCCCGGATCGTCCAGCTCGAACTCGTCCACGCACAGCAGGCGGAGCCCTCCCAGGGCGTCGACCGTGCCGGCGAAGCCGAGCGCACCCACGAGGTGGGTGAACTCGACGAACGTGCCGTAGGCGGCGGGCTTGGGGGCCGCGTGCCAGAGCGACGTGAGCAGGTGGGTCTTCCCGACGCCGAACCCGCCGTCGAGGTAGATCCCCGGCCGTCCGGCCGGAGCCGCCGCCTTTCTGAAGAAGCCTCTCCGCGGTGGTGGCGCGGCCAGCCGGTCCGCGAACGCGGTCACCGCGGCCAGGGCCGCGGCCTGCGACGGCTCGTTCGGATCCGGACGGTAGGTCGCGAACCGCGCGTCGGCGAACCGCGGCGGGGGGACCAGCTCGGCGACGAGCCGAGCCGGGGCCACCTGCGGGTTCCGGTCGGCGAGTCGCACGACCCGAGCCTACGGGTGGTGGGATGGACCCATGCGTCTGCTCCACCCCTCCCCGGTTCTTCTCGACGACGCTGCCCTGGCGCAGCTCTACGCCACCGATCGGAGCGTCCCCCGGCTACGGCTGAACTTCGTGGCCAGCGCCGACGGCGCGGTCAGCGTCGACGGGCTGTCCGGCGGCCTGCAGAGCCCGGCCGACCAGCAGGTCTTCAAGCTGCTCCGCGCCTGGTGCGACGGGCTCGTCGTGGCCGCGGGCACCGCGCTGGCCGAGGACTACGGCCCGGTGACCCTGGACGCGGCCCGCCGTTCATCGCGGGTGGCGGCGGGGCTGGCTCCGACGCCGACGCTGGTCGTCGTGTCGGGGTCGCTCTCGATCGACCCCGGGCACGCGTCGCTGGCCAAGGCCCCGGTGCGGCCGATCGTCGTCACCGCGCCGGACGCGCCCGCGGACCGGCGGGAGGCGCTGTCCGAGGTGGCCGACATCGTGGTGGCCGGCTCCGCGGGGCGCGTCGACCTCGCCGCCGCCCGGGACGCGCTGCACGAACGGGGGCTCACCCAGCTGCTCTGCGAGGGCGGCCCCACGCTGTTCGGCACGCTGATCGCCGACGATCTGGTCGACGAGCTGTGCCTGACCGTGGCTCCGCTGCTGGCCGGGGGCGGCCCGGGCCGGATCAGCGCCGGTCCGTCCGCTCCGGACCCGCGGACGCTCGCGCTGGCACACGTCGTCGAGGACGAGGGTGTGCTGTTGCTGCGCTATTGTCGCCCGTCTCTGCTTCACTGACGCCCATGAGCGAAGAAGACACCTGGTCGCTCCCGGTATCGCCGCCGGTCGAGCCGATGCTGGCCAGCCCGGTGAAGGGCATCCCGGTCGGCGAGGGCCTGCATTACGAACCGAAGTTCGACGGGTTCCGCTGCATCATCTTCCGCGAGGGCGATCGGGTGGTGCTCGGCAGCCGCGGCGGCAAGGAGCTGCAGCGGTACTTCCCCGAGGTCGTCGCCGAGATGCGCACCTCGCTGCCCGAGCGGTGCGTCGTCGACGGGGAGCTCGTCGTCATCATCGACGACAAGCTCGACTTCGACGCGCTGGCCCAGCGCATCCACCCGGCCGCCTCGCGCATCAACCTGCTGGCCGAGCAGACGCCGGCCCACTTCATCGCGTTCGACCTGCTGGCCGTGGGCGACGAGTCGCTGATGGAGGTCGGGTACGCCGAGCGGCGCGCGCGGCTCGCGTCGCTGTTCCCGGCCGACGGCAGCCCGTCCGGGCCGCGCACCCACCTGACGCCGGTGACGACCGACCCGGAGACCGCGCAGCAGTGGTTCGAGCAGTTCGAGGGGGCCGGGCTCGACGGGCTGATCGTCAAGGCGCCCGAGGATCCGTACCTGCCCAACAAGCGGACGATGAAGAAGGTGAAGCACGCCCGCACGGCCGACTGCGTGGTCGCCGGGTTCCGCTACCACAAGTCCGGGCCGATCGTCGGGTCGCTGCTGCTCGGGCTGTACGACGAGGACGGTCACCTGCACCACGTCGGGGTGTCGGCGTCGTTCACGGCCAAGCGCCGGGCCGAGCTCATCGACGAGCTGGCTCCGTACGCACTGTCCGATCTCTCCCAACACCCGTGGTCGGCGTGGGCCGAGCAGACCGTCGACGGGCCGCCGCCCGGGTCCGACCCGACCCGGATGCCCGGTGCGCCCAGCCGCTGGACCGGCAAGAAAGACCTCTCGTGGGAGCCGTTGCGCCCCGAACTCGTCGTCGAAGTGGCGTACGACCACATGGAGGGCGACAGATTCCGGCATACTGCGCGTTTCGAGCGTTGGCGGCCTGACCGGGAACCCCGTTCATGCACTTATGCTCAGCTCGACCGTCCTGTCCGGTTTGATCTGGAACGCGTATTGAAGGGCTCTCCGTGACCGTGCGCCGATCCCCCCGGCTCTCCCTCTTCGTCGTAGGCCTCGTCGCTGCTCTCGGGCTGTCGGCCTGCACGCTGTCCGGGCAGGAGGGTGAGTGGCGCTCGGTCCCCCAGGCCGAGCCGTCGGTCACGGCACAACCGCAGAGCCCGACCCCGGCGCCCACCGACAACGGCAAGGTCGCCTGGACGGACTGCAAGGCCGAGATCGAGCGGACGATCGGCACGGCGCTCTCCGGCGTCAAGGTCGACTGTGGTGCGGTCGCGGTGCCGCAGGACTGGGCCAATCCCACCGGTGAGACGTTTAGCATCGCGATGGTGCGGATCCGGCGGGAGGAGCAGCGCAACCGCATCGGCTCGCTGCTGGTGAACCCTGGCGGCCCAGGGGCGTCGGGCATCGAGCTGGCCGCGCAGACCCCGCTGTTCCTGCCCGGCGACGTGATGGAGCGCTTCGACGTCGTCGGGTTCGACCCGCGCGGGGTCGGTAAGTCGGCGCCGATCGACTGCCTGCCCGCGGCCAGCAAGGACTCGCTCACCGCGGCCAACCCCGATCCGGCGCCCCAGAAGGAGTTCGACGAGCAGGTCGACCTCTGGCGCACGGCGGCGAACGCGTGCGCGTCCCGGTACCAGGGCACGCTCGGCTACTACAGCACCGAGCAGACGGCCCGCGACATGGACGCGATCCGCGACGCGCTCGGCGACACGAAGATGACGTACCTGGGCTACTCGTACGGGACGCTGCTGGGGGCGGTGTACGCGCACCTGTACCCGAGCCGCGTGCGGGCGTTCGTACTCGACGGTGCGGTCGACCCGAACCTCGACGGCATCACCGCGTCCGAGGGGCAGGCGGCCGGGTTCGAGAAGGCGTTCAACAACTTCAGCGCCG of the Cryptosporangium phraense genome contains:
- the zapE gene encoding cell division protein ZapE; protein product: MRLADRNPQVAPARLVAELVPPPRFADARFATYRPDPNEPSQAAALAAVTAFADRLAAPPPRRGFFRKAAAPAGRPGIYLDGGFGVGKTHLLTSLWHAAPKPAAYGTFVEFTHLVGALGFAGTVDALGGLRLLCVDEFELDDPGDTVLVSSLLSRLVERGVALAATSNTLPDKLGEGRFAADDFLREIQALSSQFDAIRVDGPDYRHRDAVDAPAPLAPETVRERTAADPAATLDDWPALLEHLARLHPSRYGALLDDVTLVGLTGLAPVADQNTALRVVVFVDRLYDRSLPVLASGVPVDQIFPPDMLAGGYRKKYLRALSRITALAREGATR
- a CDS encoding pyrimidine reductase family protein → MRLLHPSPVLLDDAALAQLYATDRSVPRLRLNFVASADGAVSVDGLSGGLQSPADQQVFKLLRAWCDGLVVAAGTALAEDYGPVTLDAARRSSRVAAGLAPTPTLVVVSGSLSIDPGHASLAKAPVRPIVVTAPDAPADRREALSEVADIVVAGSAGRVDLAAARDALHERGLTQLLCEGGPTLFGTLIADDLVDELCLTVAPLLAGGGPGRISAGPSAPDPRTLALAHVVEDEGVLLLRYCRPSLLH
- a CDS encoding ATP-dependent DNA ligase; this encodes MSEEDTWSLPVSPPVEPMLASPVKGIPVGEGLHYEPKFDGFRCIIFREGDRVVLGSRGGKELQRYFPEVVAEMRTSLPERCVVDGELVVIIDDKLDFDALAQRIHPAASRINLLAEQTPAHFIAFDLLAVGDESLMEVGYAERRARLASLFPADGSPSGPRTHLTPVTTDPETAQQWFEQFEGAGLDGLIVKAPEDPYLPNKRTMKKVKHARTADCVVAGFRYHKSGPIVGSLLLGLYDEDGHLHHVGVSASFTAKRRAELIDELAPYALSDLSQHPWSAWAEQTVDGPPPGSDPTRMPGAPSRWTGKKDLSWEPLRPELVVEVAYDHMEGDRFRHTARFERWRPDREPRSCTYAQLDRPVRFDLERVLKGSP
- a CDS encoding alpha/beta hydrolase yields the protein MTVRRSPRLSLFVVGLVAALGLSACTLSGQEGEWRSVPQAEPSVTAQPQSPTPAPTDNGKVAWTDCKAEIERTIGTALSGVKVDCGAVAVPQDWANPTGETFSIAMVRIRREEQRNRIGSLLVNPGGPGASGIELAAQTPLFLPGDVMERFDVVGFDPRGVGKSAPIDCLPAASKDSLTAANPDPAPQKEFDEQVDLWRTAANACASRYQGTLGYYSTEQTARDMDAIRDALGDTKMTYLGYSYGTLLGAVYAHLYPSRVRAFVLDGAVDPNLDGITASEGQAAGFEKAFNNFSAACKAKGSGCPIGPDARRTLHNVLIDVQKKPVPGTGGETRAATTGHVVSAVTAALYVKAQWPTLERAIADIAKGDPTGVFSLSDNFTGRISDGAYDNMTDAFTAISCTDERNPPTVATVRKLQTEWRKKYPLFGAPLAMTLLSCAVWPGTHDPYPVGTALGAPPIVVVGTKGDPATPYGNTAKLANEIGTGRVVTWEGEGHTAYPQTNCIRENISNYLITTAPPPDNLDCPAN